AAGCTCTGGCACAACGTGACGAGCCCCGAGCAAAACTTCGGGCTCCTCGGCTTCGAGCTCGACCCGCCAAACTTCGACATGTTCCCAAAGACGACGGGCGCGGGGCGCGTCGCCGAGCTCCGCGCTAGCGCCGACGCCGAGTTCTTTCACGTTCGCCTGAGCTTGACGAAGCCGCTCGGCGACGGCGAGGTGATGGTCATTGGCTACGACACCCACGACGACACGCGCGGCGAGAGCGTCTTGCCCAACGGAAGGAAGACGACGCAGCGCTCGGAGTTCGCGCTCACCGTCACGCTTCCGAACAAGGCCGACCTCACCGTCATGGAGTCCTACGATCAGTTCGGTGTCTGGCACGACACGCAAGCGGCGTGGCACAACAAGGAGGTCGGCGAGCTCCCCGGGCCGCAGCCGTATCGCTCCATCGCGAGCGACGGCGGCAAGTGGAACCTCGTCCGCTGGAAGAACAACAGCGAGCACGGCAGCGACGATGGCGTCTACAAGTTCCCGGAGACGGTGCAGGAGATCGGTCGCCTGCGCGTGCGCAGAAGCGAAGAGCGAGAGACCGGACAGTCGGCCGTCATCGTGAACGGAGCCGAGCTCCACGTCCGAGTTCCGTGGACGCTCCTTCACGTCACCGACCCATCGAGTCTCCTCGTGCTCGACGACAACCCGAAGACGCGTCCCCGCGAGACGAGCGAGACCGACGGCTTCCGCGTCGCGGTCTCCATCGGCGAGGATCTCGTCGAGACGCCGCGCCACAAGTGGGCGCGCTGGGACAAAGTGCCGCGGTACAAAGAGCGTCGAAAGCTCAGCTACGGCATCTTCGCGGACGGCCTAAGGGCGATTCCCGATCGGTAGCTGGGCGCCGTGGTCCCGGCGCCACGCGTCATGAGACAAAACGCTCACCTTGTCCGACACCAACGCACCAGGTCGCCATGTAACGCGTTGAAAGTATTCATTCCTCTCGCGGCACGGACACTGCTTTAGGCCCCCTACCCGGAGGCTCCATGCGTATTTCGTTCGTTGCTCTCGCCGTCGCCGTTTCCGTCTCTAGCCTTGGCGGCCTCGTCGCCTGCGGCGGAAGCTCCTCCGAAGCCGAGCTGTCGCAAGACGAGCTGAATCGTCAAAGCAGCGTCGTGGAGATCGACGAAGACGACAACAAGAAGACGATCTCCGTCGAGAAGGGCAAGGCCATCAAGCTGCGCCTCGCGAGCCCCGGCAGCGGCGGCTACAAGTGGAAGGTCGTAAGCACCGACCGCTCCTTCGGGTACCCGACGCCGAAGGACGGCGAGTTTGAATCGAGCGGCGGCGGTAGAGCCGGTGGCGGCGGCACGCAGGTCTTCACGTGGGACACCGACTCGCGGTTGCTTACGCCGGGCGGCGCCAACCACGCCGTGAAGCTCGAGTATCGGAGGCCCTGGGAGGACGACTCGGTGGCGGCCGCGGAGACGTTCTCGTTCAAGGTAAAGATCACCGAGCCGGCGCACGAGCCGCCGGCGCCGGACCTCAAGCCCATCGTCGTCGAGGCCGACGACGACGGCGACCGCGTAAAGGCGAAGGAAGGACAAGACGTGGTCGTCAAGCTGCCGGCCAACGCGTCGGCCGGCTACCGCTGGCACGTGGAGTCGGTCGACCGGACGCTCGGCCAGCCTGAGGTCTCTTACGAAGCCAACAACCCTCGCGCCGTCGGTGGTGGTGGGCTCTCCGTCCTCACTTGGAAGACTGGCCCGGCGGGCCCGTTGTCGAAGGTCGGCACCCACGCCATCAAGCTCAAGTACAGCCGCGGCGCCTCCGGCGAAGCCGAGAAGGAATTCAGCTTCACGTTGCTCATCGCCGCCGTTGCGGAGGAAGACGAGTTCGAGTGCCCGACGCAGCGCTCCATCAACTGCATGCCGCCCATCACGCCTGCTCGGCGCGCCAACTGCGCGGCTGACTTCCGCGCCTGGGCAGAGAGCCACTGCGACGTGACGTTCTTGCACTGACCGAGCCCTACTCGCTCGGATCGCCGCTCGAGCCGAAATCGTCGCCGCCTTGGTCGGCAGCTTGGTCGCCTGCTGCGCCTAGGCTGCCGGCGTAGGGATCACCGGCGTTGTCTCCGTAGGAGTCCCCACTCACCTCGTTGCCGCCGGGGCTTCCTTGATAGGCGTCGCCGCCTTGCGCTTGCGTGTCGTTCTGCGAACCGCTTCCGCCCCATCCCGGCTCGAAGGGGTCCTGCGGCGCCGGCGCGCCGTACATGGCAAACGAGCCCCCCGCGTCGAGGCTGCCGGGATCGAACGCGCCGCCGGCCGGGATCGGTGCACCATACATGGAGAACGAACTCCCCGCATCGTTCGGTGCGCCACCAAGCTCCGGGTTCGTGACGCCGAGGTTATCGGGGCGCACACCGCCGGCCACCGCCGAGAGGTCACCGAGCGAGAGCTCGCGACGACCGACTGCGTTGAAGCTGAACGTCTGAGCGCGCGACAGTCGCTCGGTGGTCGCCCGCGGCGCCGCGTCGAGCAGTTCGTGGGGGAGCGTCGACGAACAGAACGGGCACGTCCCTTCGACGGCGGCGAACACGTGACGTGCGCAGCGTGGACACGGAAC
This genomic stretch from Myxococcales bacterium harbors:
- a CDS encoding protease inhibitor I42 family protein is translated as MRISFVALAVAVSVSSLGGLVACGGSSSEAELSQDELNRQSSVVEIDEDDNKKTISVEKGKAIKLRLASPGSGGYKWKVVSTDRSFGYPTPKDGEFESSGGGRAGGGGTQVFTWDTDSRLLTPGGANHAVKLEYRRPWEDDSVAAAETFSFKVKITEPAHEPPAPDLKPIVVEADDDGDRVKAKEGQDVVVKLPANASAGYRWHVESVDRTLGQPEVSYEANNPRAVGGGGLSVLTWKTGPAGPLSKVGTHAIKLKYSRGASGEAEKEFSFTLLIAAVAEEDEFECPTQRSINCMPPITPARRANCAADFRAWAESHCDVTFLH